The genomic window ctatttgcgaCTGGACATTAACAattgtttatatcatttatatcacGTGTTTTcatcagtgattttttttattattattatttatgtatgattaaagtcgaaaataaatttaTCTTCAGTAGCACCAAGGGGGCGCGTGTAATCTGATCACcgattttcaattttaagatcatggctgaaatatttgtgataaattttgcagttttcggaATTTGACAATGGAACACGATATTATGAGCTTTCAAAAATGATATAATCTTATGAAAGGGACTctaaaaaattgaaatcacaaggaaaatgggaaataaaagataattatatataattgatcGGAGaattagttttacaaaattatttgatattcgCTACAGCTGTGTATAGGTGGAAAAGATGCCCAAAGCAAGTGTAGTTGAAAAAGGCCTTTACAATTGCAGGTCTAACTGAATGAAATTTAGTTATAATCCAAAAATTAGTCTTGCAAGACAAGAAAAGAAAAGGAGTACACTGTGACACCCGATCCCCtcactcaaaatatggataactTTATGTCAAGGGGTCTATAATTCTCTTTGACAGCTACAGACATAATTATTTTGTACCCTTTTCAGCTCTCAGTTTCAGCTAGACAAAATCCTTTACGTTAACTTAAAATGCACGAGTCCAAACACTACCCAAGTTTGTTTTACAAGTAAATTCTTCTctcttcttatataaaaaaaatatgggatatatatgattttattcTAATTATTCGTTATCCACATTGGACTATATACTAGTATgaagaaaacaatttcaattaCCAGTAACAAGATTAGGCCCTAACACTAAAGATTTCAAACATGTGCTACCCCCTGGTGATGCTAAAGATAATATTACACGCACACACAAATATTATAGTGACATGCGCATTGTATTGGCCGGACACATAGTCCtggtactattcgtccggctagcctgACAAATAGCAACTGCCATCATAAATACACTaaatatttttccaaaaataacttaCAAAATCCGGAAATATGATTCGGGATACGATTctgaatgtatgtcattaagcgTTTCAGTGATAGAGAGGTCTTATGaacgctttaaaaaaaaagggcacCACACAGAGTTTTtacaatcgtaactactcggccattctcgctacgcagtacaatagcctcgtatgcactacggagaaattcttcttaaattgttggccggaattgtagtgatccgcgacacaaagaagttctatcctccaggtggcgctataatttggttacatatcacagagtaatcaagaactttaactctgccaaatattttggcgcgaaagaaggagcaaagtaaataagtaatggtaaaaaatttgtaccattccagtcgaaaaaatataaaattcaatcggatcggaaaattttccggacaggagcaagttaaatcagtagtggtaaaaaaaatgtaccagtccagtcgaaaaatataattttgaatcgaatcggaaaattttccggacaatgattcctccgcctaatgcatacgaggttatttcttcgtgcaaccagaaaggccgagttgttccgattgagagtttttacaaaaaaactgtaAGAAATACTAATTACAAACTTTTTCGAGATGACAAGCATTTTTAAATGACATTCTTAGAGTCTTCTTCGATAATAAGGTACGCAAACAGCTTTTTCATCCATGTCATCATAGTTTTATCAGATGACAGATGGATAAAGgaagatgataaaatatttaaatatctgaatcttttaatttttcaatacagGGCTATCCCCTAATTGGATATCCTCCCACAATTGCCTATTCTGTAGGGACAAGGTCACAACAAATTTATAAAACGTTAACATATTTACCAGACAGGCATGACAGATAGTAATGCCatttaacatcatgaacataagGCGTCAAACAGTCATTTGCATGCATGTGAACCTCCCGACGGGAGTACAAAACTCCCGTTTTCAGGGGTCCCCTCCCATCCTCCCGTCGAAGAGAAAAAAATCCCGTGCAgaaaaaatttcatgaatgaaaattttcagtcgccattttttactattttgtttacaaaatttatcattGAGATCGTAAAAACCCGAGATTTTAACAAGTCGTAAAAACATGAGGTTTATCGAACGTATCCGGTGTAAACTGAAATTACCTGATTACGCAACATGTGGAGATTTTAATCCCTGCTAAAGGCTAATTAACAAGTGATAATAGTTTGATTGAACAATCATAAGGTGTTGGTATATCAATCACTCTATGTGGCTTCTGTTTATGGCACACGCCAAGGATGATTAAAGGTAAATACCGATAAATACCGGCATTGATAGAAAATGGAATGTTGTTGTGTAAACATTTATCGGAAGTTTTTTGATGCCGagaaaaacatttattgtatataaaaatacTGGAAAAAGGAATGGTTTCAGCTCAATGTGAGCTGTTTGCTACACAAGCTGACTGAAACATTATATAAGCAAAATGATTGTTTTGTACACCATTATGTGTTCAAAATGCCAAAACGACAGTTATCTCCGTCTTCAAAGACACCAGTTTCAAAACAACAGAAATATATGACTAAGTTTAACAATGCCTGGAAAGCTGACTTCAAATGGTGCCAACCCAGTTCCAAGGGCCAAGACCAGGCATACTGCACCACTTGCAAAGTAGACTTCAAGATCTGTTATGGGGGCCGTAACGACATCACCAGACACAGTGAGACCCCTTCTCACAAGCAGAAGCATGGATCCATTTCAACAACTCCATCAGTAGCATCTATGTTCACCAACAGCAACAACGTTGACAAAGTTACTTATGCAGAGACTGTTTTTGCCAACTTTATTGCAGACCACAACCTTCCATTCATGATTGCAGACCACTTGACTCTATGTATGAAAGTTATGTTTCCAGACTCACCCACTGCACAGAAGTTCGCCTGCAGACGTACAAAGACCACACACATTGTAACACAGGCACTAGCACCACATTGGGACAACAAAGTCACTGACATGTGTAAAGAAGAGAAGTTTGCTGTAATGATAGACGAGTCCAACGACAAGGGTGACAACAAAAAGCTCAACATCTTAGTCCGAGTCTACAACACAACCCTTCAGAAGATCGCAACACACTTTGTTGGCATACCTACCTGCAACATTGGTACCAGTGACAGCATCTTCAGATGTCTTGACAAGGTTTTTTAGGTAAGTatcacattaataaaaaaaaaaaaaagaagatgtggtatgattggcaatgagacatcTATCAGTTTTCTATCACTATGAATAAAATTTTTAGGAATAAAATAGGCAAGCCAAGTCAACTTCTGAGAATGAGACTATGATATGGATTTATAAAATATTGtgtgtaaaatatttttatgtgtgACATATAATTTGCTTTcataacattaatttttttttttgtatttcagtgAAAGGGGCATTCCATGGTCCAACTGTGTAGGCTATTCTTCAGATAACTGCAACGTCATGATTGGTAAAAACAACAGTGTCCTCACCAGAGTCCGAGAGAAGAGCCCAAATGTTTTCAACGTTGGTTGTGTTTGTCACCTGGCAAACATCTGTGCACAGAAAGCAGTGAAGACCCTCCCATTACCAGTAGATGACCTGCTTATAGATGTCTTCTTCCATTTTTATCACAGGTATAATTAATATGATAAtttattcagatttaaaaaagaaaatgtggtatgattgccaatgagacatttttttaatgtgataAATAAGTtgaaaacattttcatataattaattatatttaatatatagtgactcaattttttaaatcaactCTATTCATTTACTTTGTAATTTACCTTTTGTTATAAACATATGTTAAAATGAAGAATAACTATTGACTTTCtgttataaattatttgtttatctaTTTCAGTTCTAAACGCAAAGAAGAGTACAACAGTTTCCTTGACTTCACAGACACAGAACCCATGAAGTTACTTAAGCACTGTGGTACCAGGTGGTTGTCCCTAGAGAGATGTGTAAGACGATTACTCCAGCAGTGGCCAGCCCTAAAGTCCTACTTCCAGAGTCATGCAGAGAGTGAGAAGCCAGGTCGTATTATGAGGTGTGCAGAATTCCTAGTCAACGACGAGATGTGGCTCTACTATGCCTTTCTTGACTTCATCCTTCCTGTGTTAAACGACTTCAATGTTATGTTTCAggtacttttatttatattttatatatttagcaTTAGATAGGGTATATGTACATGAGACAACAAAACCAGTCAAGAAGTATAACAACAAAAGAAGATAGCCAACGgaaatataattttagaaattgattgaaatacaaaaaaatgtatcataTTATTATGTACTGTATActattttaaaaactatttattaaaattctaatatatacatttttaaataatattaattatttattacAGGCTGGTGAGTCTATGGTTGGGTTTCTGCACACAGAAATGGTTCGTCTTCTCCGTAAACTCATGGCCAGATTTGTCAGCACTAAGGTTATCACCAGTCAGCAAGACATCACCAAGGTCGACTTCCAGTCTACAGAGAATCAGCACGACAACGAGAGGATAGCCATTGGTTGGACAGCTAGGGAGTTCCTCAGTGACCATGAGGAGCTTTCACCAGTGGTTGTCAACAGGTTTTACaggtatttaaactttttttttaatatgggtAGTGCATACAGGTACTTATAGTCAGCTTTTATTcactgtttttaaaaatataaaaatattcaatgggAAACATAAGTAtctgaacatatttttttcaactaaatttctatattaaaatcGTGATTAATATCAATATTGATTAGCAAAATTAATTCAGtgttcttataattttttttctatttcagttcTGTAAGACAGTTCTACTGCACAACAGTGTCTACCATGATTGCAAAGTTTCCTTTCAAGGATAAGGTGTTGCAGACCATTGCCTACCTCAACCCAGATACCAGACAGAATGTGTCACCAGAAGATGGTAAGTTATGTTTAATATGGTAATTTATGTTACTTAAATGCatgtaaatgaaacaaaatgaatatatggTAACACCAATGACACAGTTTACAGAAAAGTATTTGTAGGTTTACTTGAGACAAAACACCAAAAAGAAGTatatttattgtcaatataaaaaagaagatgtggtatgatttccaatgagacaatgtttgtttgtaatattatgttgtgaaaatatttatatttcttatttataataataaatattttttttatcttatagttGCCAGTCTGTCAGACAGATTTCTCTCTCTGAGTCCTGACCAGAAATCACAACTTGAAGACCAGGCTAGTGACTACATCCTTTCTCCAAAGTCAGACCTGCCACCTTATGACAAAGAAAACACTACTATGAACCAGTTCTGGCAGTCCATGGCACAACGTAAGATTCCAAGTGGCCAACCCCAGTTTGATCTGCTCTTCCAACTCAGCAAAGTAATGCTTACCATTCCACACTCCAATGCAGACACAGAGAGAACCTTCAGCATGCTGAAAAAGATCCAGACAGACAGCAGAGACAACCTAGAGTCCAAGACCATACATAGCCTGCTAAGCATCAAGATCAACAACTATACAGACTGTTACCTGTACAAGCCAGAGCCAAGTCTAGTAAGAGCAGCCAAGTCAGCATGTACCTCCAACCAGTCACAGTGCTCCACAACCAGTGCTTAAACTTTGAGACATTAgtgtaaaataatgtaaaatagaCAGTGCTTTAACTTATTTATTATGAAAGAGTTTAAACAATGACAATGATCAGTTTTCTGTCATCATATTAGTGCTTTTAACCATGCATACCCATTGTTattgtttgttaatttattatttatttattatgtaataaatgtatagcATATATCTCTCTTATATCTCAAGCCAATgccaatgaaaaacaaataaaaaaagatcattctcatcagcaatcaacaatgtaaaacaaaagaaaaaaagattctcatcagcaatcaacaatgtaaaacaaaagaaaaaatgattCTTCTCAATTATTCCTTACTATATACAGACTTTAACTAATGCCATTCACAAGGaagattgaagaaaaaaacacaaaaaaacccaaaaaagaCAGATTTTAACATCATATGGTTAGTTTTACGATGAAAAATATGTCGATAAAAAACCTCCTGATCTGAGGTCCAATCTcctgaccaaaatttccaaatctcctgaTCTGAATTTTACAGTCCATCACATGTATGCATTTGGACTACCTTTATCATCATTTAATATTTTACCGTTTTCAAAGGTCTCAAATAAATATCTTTACAATCATTTTTTGGAAGAAAATAAAGTAATTAGTCAAAACCAATCATCCCAGTCCATGTTTTTATCTTCTAAaataaagtgtacattttatcatcATACACCAACAATTACTGTTAATGTCATTTAGCAAGAACTTTTACTGTTATTTATCATGAAGGTACCCAATTACCAACCTCATGACAGTCTGTgctctagtccaaataattatgtcttggaatgctatttttttttcctGCGGTAAGGCgccaaagaaaaaaatataattgccTTTCAAGACGTGATAATTGTTTGTACAAGAGCACAGACTGTCATGAGTGTCGTTGTGGGGTACCTTCATGCTTCCATGTAACTGGGGCGACAATTTCGCTTTTCCTTACCATCAAAAGCGAAATCTAGTCGCCCTGTAGGTCACAATACTTGATTTCAGTATCTTTCATGACTTTAGTCATcggcaaaatttaatttttaataagttaATGAAACAGCATTTTTTCATTTCACAGTAAAGAAATCTAAAGACATTAAAAACTTATTTTCTTCAGAAAAGAGGTTGATTTAattattaggccaaataaaaaattatgtgtGGTTCCAGctacatttgaaaaaaagttagggtaggtaggtcatgtaggtagggatttttttttttatgtttttttttatattgagtctatgggagcaacattctgactttaacagcgCTTAATGAAAACGAGCACTTGAaattctctttcaaatctcaccacttctccatctccttttcaaaaagagaagtcacttctcactatgattctgaagtagtgtgagccctggtTCATGCTGTTAGAGTTGTTTTGAATCTTCATCATTTTAGATGCATCTGTATATTAAACAAACTGTTAATGACCATGATGACAGTACATATTGAGTCTTGCAGGTCATtgatttaaatagttatcaaaagtaccaggataataattttatacgccagacatgcgtttcgtctacataagactcatcaatgacgctcacatcaaaatagttaaaaagccaaacaaagttgaagagcattgaagacccaaaattccaaaaaagttgtgccaaataaggctaaggtaat from Mytilus galloprovincialis chromosome 5, xbMytGall1.hap1.1, whole genome shotgun sequence includes these protein-coding regions:
- the LOC143076014 gene encoding uncharacterized protein LOC143076014, whose protein sequence is MIGKNNSVLTRVREKSPNVFNVGCVCHLANICAQKAVKTLPLPVDDLLIDVFFHFYHSSKRKEEYNSFLDFTDTEPMKLLKHCGTRWLSLERCVRRLLQQWPALKSYFQSHAESEKPGRIMRCAEFLVNDEMWLYYAFLDFILPVLNDFNVMFQAGESMVGFLHTEMVRLLRKLMARFVSTKVITSQQDITKVDFQSTENQHDNERIAIGWTAREFLSDHEELSPVVVNRFYSSVRQFYCTTVSTMIAKFPFKDKVLQTIAYLNPDTRQNVSPEDVASLSDRFLSLSPDQKSQLEDQASDYILSPKSDLPPYDKENTTMNQFWQSMAQRKIPSGQPQFDLLFQLSKVMLTIPHSNADTERTFSMLKKIQTDSRDNLESKTIHSLLSIKINNYTDCYLYKPEPSLVRAAKSACTSNQSQCSTTSA